The Nitrospirota bacterium genome window below encodes:
- a CDS encoding glycine--tRNA ligase subunit alpha encodes MTFQDLILTLHHYWAEQGCVIHQPYDLEMGAGTFHPATFLKSLGPEPWRAAYPQPCRRPTDGRYGENPNRMQHYYQYQVVLKPAPDNIQALYLESLAQLGIDPKQHDIRFIQDDWESPTLGAWGLGWEVRLDGMEITQFTYFQEIGGIELNPITVEITYGTERIAMYLQQVNKVFDLAWNDSVSYGDIHHETEVQFSTYNFEEGDVAMLKATFQSFEGECQRLLANREKRLTLPAYEFCIKSSHLFNLLDARGAISVAERTGYIARVRALARQCAERYIEERAAMGHPLLNRVMGPDGAKVSGSRAKTVARRS; translated from the coding sequence GTGACCTTCCAAGATCTCATCCTCACATTGCACCACTACTGGGCCGAGCAGGGCTGTGTCATCCATCAACCCTATGATCTGGAGATGGGAGCCGGCACCTTTCATCCCGCCACCTTCCTCAAGTCTCTTGGTCCGGAGCCCTGGAGGGCTGCCTATCCCCAGCCTTGTCGTCGTCCGACTGATGGACGATATGGCGAAAATCCCAATCGTATGCAGCATTACTATCAATATCAGGTCGTGCTGAAGCCGGCGCCTGACAACATTCAAGCGTTGTATCTGGAGAGTCTGGCCCAACTGGGAATCGACCCGAAACAGCATGACATCCGTTTCATCCAAGACGATTGGGAGTCTCCCACATTGGGCGCTTGGGGCCTGGGCTGGGAGGTGCGGCTGGACGGAATGGAGATCACCCAGTTCACCTACTTTCAGGAAATCGGCGGGATCGAGCTGAATCCCATTACGGTCGAGATCACTTATGGGACCGAGCGGATCGCGATGTATCTGCAACAGGTTAATAAAGTGTTCGACCTGGCTTGGAACGATTCCGTGTCCTACGGAGATATCCATCACGAAACCGAAGTGCAGTTCTCGACCTATAACTTCGAAGAAGGCGACGTGGCGATGCTTAAGGCCACGTTCCAATCATTCGAGGGAGAATGTCAGCGGCTGCTGGCGAATCGCGAGAAGCGGTTGACGCTTCCGGCCTACGAGTTCTGTATCAAGTCCTCGCACCTCTTTAATCTGCTGGATGCCCGCGGGGCGATCAGCGTGGCGGAACGGACCGGCTATATCGCCAGGGTCCGCGCCCTGGCGCGGCAATGTGCCGAACGCTATATCGAAGAGCGGGCCGCGATGGGCCATCCGTTGCTCAATCGCGTGATGGGGCCAGATGGCGCGAAGGTGTCAGGCTCCCGCGCGAAAACTGTGGCCCGCCGCTCATAG
- a CDS encoding BCAM0308 family protein, whose translation MSTSHLPRDSKDRSVRARMHDPYKAKGKLQEPSVCRECKAVYHKGRWTWDPAPAKSHDLVCPACERIQDGAPSGVLLLTGEFVASHRDEVLGLARNEEARVKAEHPLARIITIKDQTEAPVGVIITTTDPHLARRIGEALHHAHRGTFTCRYEESEDLLRANWQS comes from the coding sequence ATGTCGACGTCACATCTTCCCCGGGACAGCAAAGATCGATCGGTTCGAGCGCGGATGCACGATCCATACAAGGCGAAGGGAAAGCTCCAGGAACCGTCGGTGTGTCGTGAGTGCAAAGCGGTCTACCACAAAGGGCGGTGGACATGGGACCCTGCCCCAGCAAAGAGTCACGACCTCGTGTGCCCTGCTTGTGAACGGATACAGGATGGCGCGCCCAGCGGAGTGCTGCTGCTCACAGGTGAGTTTGTCGCCTCGCATCGGGACGAGGTTCTCGGACTCGCCCGCAATGAAGAGGCCCGTGTCAAAGCTGAACATCCTCTGGCTCGCATTATCACGATCAAGGACCAAACCGAAGCACCCGTCGGGGTAATCATCACCACGACCGACCCCCATCTCGCACGGCGCATCGGCGAGGCGCTCCATCACGCCCATCGCGGCACCTTCACCTGTCGTTACGAAGAGAGCGAAGACCTGCTCAGGGCGAACTGGCAGAGTTAA
- a CDS encoding riboflavin synthase → MFTGIVEELGAIISIDKTLAGTRLTILASTVMGDLKIGDSVSVNGTCLTVVSKSEHNFSVEVSPETLSVTTLGLLTAGSPLNLERAMKLNERLGGHLVSGHVDGIGTVRSRQQDGNAILFTIEAPPEILRHCIVKGSVTVDGISLTINQVTDRGFSVAIIPHTAKVTSLGLKQVGDQVNLESDLIGKYVERLLQERAQLPAKPTPVIDKDYLQKRGLL, encoded by the coding sequence ATGTTTACAGGCATTGTTGAAGAGCTCGGCGCCATTATCTCGATCGATAAGACGCTTGCAGGAACGAGGCTGACGATTCTGGCCTCAACCGTGATGGGTGATCTCAAAATCGGGGACAGTGTCAGCGTTAACGGCACCTGTCTGACCGTGGTGAGTAAGAGTGAGCACAATTTTTCCGTGGAGGTCTCTCCTGAAACCCTCTCCGTCACGACTCTCGGGCTGCTCACGGCCGGATCGCCGCTGAACCTGGAACGGGCGATGAAGCTTAACGAACGGCTGGGCGGGCACCTGGTGTCCGGCCACGTAGACGGCATCGGCACGGTGCGCAGCCGCCAGCAGGATGGAAATGCCATCCTGTTCACGATCGAAGCCCCGCCGGAGATTCTGCGCCACTGCATCGTGAAGGGGTCTGTCACGGTCGACGGCATCAGTTTGACGATCAATCAGGTGACAGATCGTGGCTTCTCCGTCGCGATTATTCCGCACACGGCGAAGGTTACCAGCTTGGGCCTCAAGCAAGTGGGCGACCAGGTCAATCTCGAATCGGACCTGATCGGGAAATACGTCGAACGGTTATTGCAAGAAAGGGCGCAGCTCCCTGCCAAGCCGACGCCTGTGATTGATAAAGATTATCTCCAGAAGCGCGGACTCCTCTGA
- the glyS gene encoding glycine--tRNA ligase subunit beta — MPKTQKPSHPTPSVKKGTRSSSATAAELLLEIGVEELPYQFIAPALATLKDSAEQLFNDQRLSFQSIRTLGTPRRLTLVVEGLAPLQASMVKEAMGPSKSVAFDPAGQPTRAAMGFAAGQGVSVQDLQVRQTPKGEYLFAVKQEEGRPTKVVLEELLPQLIAKLTFPKAMKWNSTGARFARPVRWLVALYGGATLPIAVVGITAGNKTEGHRVLGSAKGLVVRDAQSYLKGLERQGVMADPQRRRHMIEEQIAALCKETGFVLNVDEDLLDQAVYTTECPNAIIGSFKPAYLEVPQEILITSMKEHQGFFSLLHKETGKLVPHFIAVTNNRAKDMGLIREGNERVLAARLSDAKFFFDEDRKIKLAERVAKLAGVTFHQKLGTMEKKQQRIRKLASFIASSLRPHDGELKQACERAADLCKADLLTGVVGEFPELQGIMGGEYAKHDGESETVSQAIREQYLPRSIEGELPKTTAGQVLSLADRLDSVAAFFYVGLVPTGSEDPFALRRNATAIVRIILESKLRIDVGGYVDAARSLVIADGFKGASDSEQEGRRRMTEFIFERVRHYARIVHALRDDVIEAVLKQAHGKALDLVDLVQRMKALESVTTKPEFDPLIVGFKRAHRLVEKEQWDRKPVDTARFENPTESALYQATVDEREKMKSAMTRGDYGQALDALVRMKPAIDAFFAAVMVNAEDQAVRSNRLSLLQDVDVFFNSFADFSQIVVQGG; from the coding sequence ATGCCAAAGACTCAGAAGCCTTCCCATCCCACTCCTTCCGTGAAGAAGGGGACGCGTTCTTCTTCAGCGACTGCTGCCGAATTGTTGTTGGAGATCGGCGTGGAAGAACTGCCCTATCAGTTCATTGCCCCAGCCCTGGCGACCCTTAAGGATTCGGCTGAGCAACTGTTCAACGATCAACGGCTTTCGTTTCAATCCATCCGCACCTTGGGCACCCCGCGACGCTTGACCTTGGTGGTCGAGGGCCTCGCACCCTTGCAGGCCTCGATGGTCAAGGAAGCGATGGGGCCTTCCAAGTCTGTGGCCTTCGATCCTGCTGGTCAGCCGACCAGAGCGGCGATGGGGTTTGCCGCAGGGCAGGGAGTCTCTGTCCAGGACCTGCAAGTTCGCCAGACGCCGAAGGGGGAATATCTCTTTGCGGTGAAGCAGGAAGAGGGGCGGCCCACGAAGGTGGTCCTGGAAGAGCTCCTTCCCCAGTTGATTGCGAAACTGACCTTCCCGAAAGCGATGAAGTGGAATAGCACTGGCGCCCGGTTCGCGCGTCCAGTGCGGTGGTTGGTGGCCTTATACGGAGGGGCTACGCTTCCGATTGCAGTAGTGGGGATTACCGCCGGTAACAAGACCGAAGGCCATCGCGTGTTAGGGAGCGCCAAGGGGCTGGTGGTGCGAGACGCCCAGTCCTATCTGAAGGGGCTAGAACGGCAGGGCGTCATGGCCGATCCGCAGCGCCGCCGTCACATGATCGAAGAACAGATCGCGGCCCTGTGCAAGGAGACCGGGTTTGTCTTGAATGTGGATGAGGACTTGCTGGATCAGGCGGTCTATACGACCGAATGTCCCAATGCCATTATCGGCTCCTTCAAGCCTGCCTATCTGGAAGTGCCTCAAGAGATTTTGATTACCTCGATGAAAGAACATCAGGGGTTCTTCTCCTTGCTGCACAAAGAGACAGGGAAGCTGGTCCCCCATTTCATCGCTGTGACCAACAATCGCGCCAAAGACATGGGATTGATTCGCGAAGGCAACGAGCGGGTTCTGGCTGCTCGTCTGTCCGATGCCAAGTTCTTTTTCGACGAGGACCGGAAGATCAAGCTTGCGGAGCGGGTGGCAAAACTGGCCGGGGTCACGTTCCACCAGAAGCTCGGCACGATGGAGAAGAAGCAGCAGCGGATCAGGAAGCTGGCCAGCTTCATCGCGTCGAGCTTGCGACCGCACGATGGTGAGTTGAAGCAGGCTTGTGAGAGGGCTGCGGATCTCTGCAAGGCCGACTTGCTCACCGGTGTGGTCGGTGAGTTCCCGGAACTGCAGGGCATCATGGGGGGCGAGTACGCCAAACATGATGGGGAATCAGAAACGGTCAGTCAGGCCATCCGTGAGCAGTATCTGCCGCGATCGATCGAAGGGGAGCTGCCCAAGACCACAGCAGGCCAAGTGCTGTCGCTGGCTGACCGGTTGGATTCAGTCGCGGCTTTCTTCTACGTGGGCCTTGTGCCGACCGGGTCGGAAGATCCCTTTGCCTTGCGTCGAAATGCCACGGCCATCGTCCGGATTATTCTGGAGAGCAAGCTACGTATCGACGTGGGGGGCTACGTCGATGCCGCGAGAAGCTTGGTTATCGCCGATGGCTTCAAGGGGGCTTCTGATTCCGAGCAAGAGGGCCGGCGTCGGATGACGGAATTCATTTTTGAGCGGGTTCGACATTACGCCAGGATCGTTCATGCCTTGCGGGATGACGTGATCGAAGCGGTGCTTAAACAGGCTCATGGCAAGGCGCTGGATCTCGTGGATCTCGTGCAGAGAATGAAGGCGTTGGAGTCCGTGACGACGAAGCCTGAGTTCGATCCCTTGATCGTCGGCTTCAAGCGGGCGCACCGGCTTGTCGAGAAGGAACAGTGGGATCGCAAACCGGTCGATACGGCGCGGTTCGAGAATCCGACTGAGTCGGCGCTCTATCAGGCGACGGTGGATGAACGGGAGAAGATGAAATCCGCGATGACTCGTGGGGACTATGGCCAGGCCCTGGATGCGCTGGTACGGATGAAGCCGGCCATCGATGCGTTTTTTGCCGCAGTTATGGTGAACGCCGAGGATCAGGCTGTCCGGAGCAACCGCTTGTCGCTGCTCCAGGACGTGGATGTTTTCTTCAACTCATTCGCGGACTTTTCGCAGATTGTGGTACAAGGGGGGTAG
- a CDS encoding MFS transporter, with protein MTTSRSFTLLCTVGVFCFISYNMVRMPVLALFAESLGASPERIGLIVSVSTLTGVFLKLPSGALSDIYGRRYLLQIGVVAFGLPPFLYPWVTDLDTLTGLRMFHGLATAIFAPSALATVADLYRERRGAALGTYTASTQFGALLGPFVGGYLIYAAGFSTAFLTAGLFGCTAIVIFYSMHLTPPPPRAQKKGLAPLLAEMWKGFLVVAKNRTVLVTSSTDAAKMIANGALMAFLPLYGISVGLNPGEVGLLFTVQALTSLVSKPIMGRVSDRVGRQPLIVIGLVICAATFVCIPQVSMFWLLLLLSAGFGFGEAVVSSSSSALVADSSEFKTLGAGMGMQGTIGDIGHASGPLLAGVLIAHLNYANAFAIIAGLQLAAASLFWITVRRA; from the coding sequence ATGACAACGTCACGCAGCTTCACCTTGCTCTGCACCGTCGGCGTCTTTTGCTTTATCAGCTACAACATGGTCCGGATGCCGGTGTTGGCTCTGTTTGCAGAGTCGCTGGGGGCCAGCCCTGAACGGATTGGGCTCATCGTGTCGGTCTCGACCCTCACGGGGGTCTTTCTCAAATTACCGTCCGGTGCATTGTCCGATATCTATGGCAGACGGTATCTCTTGCAGATCGGCGTGGTCGCCTTCGGGCTCCCGCCCTTTCTCTATCCCTGGGTGACAGACCTCGATACCTTGACCGGTTTGCGCATGTTTCATGGACTGGCCACCGCCATCTTCGCCCCGAGCGCTCTGGCGACCGTGGCAGATCTCTATCGGGAACGGCGGGGCGCCGCGCTCGGCACCTACACGGCTTCGACGCAATTCGGCGCCTTGCTCGGCCCCTTCGTCGGCGGCTACCTGATCTATGCGGCAGGATTCTCTACGGCTTTCCTGACGGCAGGCCTCTTCGGCTGCACCGCCATTGTCATTTTCTATAGCATGCACCTCACGCCGCCGCCCCCTCGTGCGCAGAAGAAGGGGCTGGCTCCGTTGCTGGCGGAGATGTGGAAGGGCTTCCTGGTGGTGGCCAAGAACCGTACGGTCCTCGTGACCAGCTCAACCGACGCAGCCAAGATGATTGCGAACGGGGCCTTAATGGCCTTCCTCCCTCTCTATGGCATTTCGGTGGGATTGAATCCTGGGGAGGTCGGGCTGCTCTTTACGGTCCAGGCCCTCACGTCGCTCGTGTCCAAGCCGATTATGGGACGGGTGTCCGATCGCGTCGGACGGCAGCCGCTCATCGTCATTGGCCTCGTGATCTGTGCTGCGACCTTCGTCTGCATTCCCCAGGTGTCGATGTTCTGGCTGCTTTTGTTGCTTTCGGCTGGCTTCGGATTCGGCGAAGCCGTCGTCTCCTCCTCCTCGTCTGCGCTGGTCGCGGACAGTTCCGAGTTCAAGACGCTCGGGGCTGGGATGGGGATGCAGGGGACGATTGGAGACATCGGCCATGCCAGCGGGCCGCTTCTGGCAGGGGTCCTCATCGCGCATTTGAACTATGCCAACGCCTTTGCCATTATCGCGGGATTGCAGCTGGCCGCGGCCTCGTTGTTCTGGATAACGGTGAGACGGGCGTAG
- the ppdK gene encoding pyruvate, phosphate dikinase, translated as MAKKYVYYFGDGKAEGASNMKELLGGKGAGLAEMTNLGISVPPGFTISTEACVEYYKNGKKYPPGMWDDALKSLKRIERSMGMGFGDPERPLLVSVRSGARASMPGMMDTVLNVGLTTKTVEGLAAKTRNDRFAQDSYRRFVAMYGSIVMGVPREHFEAILKYKKAEVGVAHETHLDARHLRELVASFKALVKEETKKEFPDEPLEQLRLAVNAVFSSWFGARAVTYRRLYGIPDSWGTAINVVAMVFGNMGETSGTGVAFTRDPASGDKNFFGECLMNAQGEDVVAGIRTPLPVNALAKNVPEAYKELEHTYKKLEKHYRDMLDLEFTIQEGKLYMLQTRVGKRTGIAAVKIAVDMVREGLISKKEAVQRIGPEQLSQYLYPIFDTKEESKSNPLGKGLPAGPGAAAGKIALTPDKAVEMKAAGIRVVLVRQETSPDDIHGMNAAAGFLTARGGMTSHAAVVARQMGKVCVAGCDAVEVLDDESVRIGAKVFREGDYLSINGSTGNVYEGDLPVVESEIIQVIQGKLDAKKSDKYQRFALILSWADSVRTLHVRANADVPDQAKIARGFGAEGIGLCRTEHMFFAEDRITIMQKMILARTKEEREKFLDQLLPLQKQDFIGLYREMAGFPVTIRLLDPPLHEFLPKREDLMVEIAQLELTGRDGARLEEKRRLLARVEELHEFNPMLGLRGCRLGITMPEITRMQARAIMEAACELAKEGKKIVPEIMIPLVGMVSEMKAQKDLVREVAQETMKRYNVKLSYLVGTMIELPRAAVTADRIATEAEFFSFGTNDLTQTTFGFSRDDAAKFIDFYRTANIMDADPFATLDREGVGALMKQAIIGGRKTRPGIKLGICGEHGGDPSSVEFCHELGLDYVSCSPYRVAIARLAAAHAALAEEESNSTAPKRKASGARAKAKKTAKAATNSKTKAAKIAKPKSAPRSRSRVTRKER; from the coding sequence GTGGCAAAGAAATACGTGTACTACTTTGGCGATGGCAAAGCCGAAGGCGCATCCAACATGAAGGAGCTCCTGGGTGGGAAGGGCGCCGGGCTTGCCGAAATGACGAACCTCGGCATCTCCGTTCCGCCCGGCTTCACGATTTCCACCGAGGCCTGTGTTGAATATTACAAGAACGGGAAAAAGTATCCTCCCGGCATGTGGGACGACGCCTTGAAATCGCTGAAGCGGATCGAACGGTCGATGGGCATGGGGTTCGGCGATCCCGAGCGGCCCTTGCTGGTCTCGGTCCGGTCGGGCGCCAGGGCCTCGATGCCGGGCATGATGGATACGGTACTGAATGTCGGTCTCACGACCAAGACGGTCGAGGGGCTGGCGGCCAAGACCCGCAACGATCGGTTCGCCCAGGATAGCTATCGGCGGTTCGTCGCCATGTACGGCAGCATCGTCATGGGCGTGCCGCGCGAACATTTCGAAGCGATCCTCAAGTACAAGAAGGCTGAAGTTGGTGTGGCGCATGAGACCCATCTCGACGCGCGGCATCTGCGTGAGCTAGTGGCCAGTTTCAAGGCCCTCGTCAAGGAGGAAACCAAGAAAGAGTTCCCCGATGAGCCGCTGGAGCAGCTTCGCTTGGCGGTCAACGCCGTCTTTTCCTCCTGGTTCGGCGCGCGGGCGGTGACCTATCGGCGGCTCTACGGGATTCCCGATTCCTGGGGCACGGCCATCAATGTGGTGGCGATGGTCTTCGGCAACATGGGAGAGACGAGCGGAACCGGTGTGGCCTTTACGCGCGATCCGGCGTCCGGCGACAAGAACTTTTTCGGCGAATGTTTGATGAATGCCCAGGGCGAAGATGTGGTGGCCGGCATCAGGACTCCGCTTCCGGTGAATGCCCTCGCGAAGAATGTGCCGGAGGCCTACAAGGAGCTGGAGCACACCTATAAGAAGCTCGAAAAACATTACCGGGACATGCTCGATTTGGAGTTTACGATTCAAGAGGGCAAGCTCTATATGTTGCAGACCAGGGTCGGCAAACGGACCGGCATCGCTGCCGTGAAGATTGCCGTCGATATGGTCAGAGAAGGCCTGATCTCGAAGAAGGAAGCGGTGCAGCGGATCGGGCCTGAGCAGTTGTCGCAATATCTCTATCCAATTTTCGACACGAAAGAAGAGTCGAAGTCCAATCCGCTGGGGAAGGGGCTCCCGGCCGGACCTGGCGCGGCAGCCGGGAAGATCGCCCTTACGCCAGATAAGGCCGTTGAGATGAAAGCGGCCGGGATTCGCGTGGTCTTGGTCCGGCAGGAGACGAGCCCCGACGATATTCATGGCATGAATGCCGCGGCGGGATTTTTGACGGCGCGCGGTGGGATGACGTCCCACGCGGCGGTGGTTGCACGGCAAATGGGGAAGGTCTGTGTGGCCGGCTGCGATGCGGTGGAGGTGTTGGACGACGAGTCCGTTCGTATCGGAGCCAAGGTGTTCCGCGAGGGGGACTATCTCTCGATCAACGGCTCGACCGGCAATGTGTACGAGGGGGACCTGCCAGTCGTCGAATCAGAAATTATTCAAGTCATCCAGGGCAAGCTGGATGCGAAGAAGTCGGATAAGTACCAGCGGTTCGCCTTGATTCTGTCCTGGGCCGACAGCGTGCGGACGCTTCATGTTCGTGCTAATGCGGATGTGCCGGATCAGGCGAAAATCGCGCGGGGTTTTGGCGCCGAAGGAATTGGACTCTGTCGGACGGAACATATGTTCTTCGCCGAGGATCGCATCACGATCATGCAGAAGATGATTCTGGCGCGGACGAAAGAAGAGCGGGAAAAGTTCCTCGATCAACTCCTGCCGCTACAAAAACAGGATTTCATCGGGCTGTATCGCGAGATGGCCGGCTTCCCCGTCACCATTCGTTTGCTCGATCCTCCGCTGCATGAGTTTCTGCCGAAGCGTGAAGACTTGATGGTGGAGATCGCGCAGCTGGAGCTGACCGGGCGCGACGGAGCCAGGCTCGAAGAGAAGCGCCGGTTGCTGGCCCGCGTGGAGGAACTCCACGAGTTCAATCCCATGCTGGGGTTACGCGGCTGCCGGCTCGGGATTACGATGCCGGAGATTACTCGCATGCAGGCGCGGGCCATCATGGAAGCCGCCTGCGAGCTGGCCAAGGAAGGGAAGAAGATCGTCCCGGAGATCATGATCCCGCTGGTGGGGATGGTCTCGGAAATGAAAGCGCAGAAAGATTTGGTTCGCGAAGTGGCGCAGGAGACGATGAAGCGGTACAACGTGAAGCTTTCCTATCTCGTGGGTACGATGATCGAACTGCCTCGTGCCGCCGTGACGGCGGATCGCATCGCGACCGAGGCGGAGTTCTTTTCCTTCGGCACGAACGATCTCACCCAAACCACGTTCGGGTTCTCCCGCGACGATGCGGCGAAGTTTATCGATTTCTATCGAACCGCCAATATCATGGACGCGGATCCCTTTGCGACGCTCGATCGGGAAGGGGTGGGGGCCTTGATGAAACAGGCCATCATCGGGGGCCGGAAGACACGCCCAGGGATCAAGCTCGGCATCTGCGGTGAACATGGAGGCGATCCCAGCTCCGTCGAGTTCTGCCATGAGCTCGGCCTAGACTATGTGAGCTGCTCGCCCTATCGTGTCGCCATTGCGAGGCTGGCTGCGGCCCATGCAGCCTTGGCCGAAGAAGAATCGAATAGTACAGCCCCCAAGCGCAAGGCCTCAGGGGCTCGTGCGAAGGCAAAGAAGACCGCAAAGGCGGCGACGAACTCGAAGACGAAGGCCGCCAAGATTGCCAAACCGAAGTCGGCTCCTCGCAGCCGATCGCGTGTCACGCGCAAGGAACGGTGA
- a CDS encoding group 1 truncated hemoglobin — protein MSEEKYPTLYHAVGGKPTLEKVHKIFYDILYAHPWLGQYFHGMPQNVIESQQTDFMTCAMGGPEVYSGKFPAPTHKHMYITEEMFDLRQTLLKQALEKAQVPAELAGKWLNIDASFRSGLVKASLTDCEKRYATDLILNFQNPLAR, from the coding sequence ATGAGCGAAGAAAAATACCCGACCTTATACCATGCCGTCGGCGGCAAACCCACGCTCGAAAAGGTTCACAAAATATTCTACGACATACTCTACGCACACCCCTGGCTTGGGCAGTATTTTCATGGCATGCCGCAAAATGTCATCGAATCCCAACAAACTGATTTCATGACCTGCGCCATGGGCGGCCCGGAAGTCTATAGTGGCAAATTCCCCGCTCCTACTCACAAACATATGTATATCACCGAAGAAATGTTCGACTTGCGGCAAACCTTGCTGAAACAGGCCCTTGAAAAGGCACAGGTCCCCGCTGAGCTTGCAGGAAAATGGCTTAACATCGATGCGTCATTTCGCAGCGGACTGGTCAAAGCCTCGTTGACCGATTGCGAGAAGAGATACGCGACGGATCTTATTTTGAATTTTCAGAATCCGCTGGCTCGGTAG
- the ribD gene encoding bifunctional diaminohydroxyphosphoribosylaminopyrimidine deaminase/5-amino-6-(5-phosphoribosylamino)uracil reductase RibD, which produces MTATSTHLHFMTLALRLAAKGLGKTSPNPMVGSLVVKNGRIVGQGYHQGPGQPHAEILALKQAGLRAKGATLYVTLEPCCHLLKRTPPCVPTVIQSGVREVVVAMTDPNPLVKGRGVAALRKAGIAVTTGIAREAAAELNRAYLHWVTTGRPYVILKAGMTLDGKVATAQGESQWITGPLARRAVHRLRSQVDAVLVGVGTVLKDNSSLTARLSDRPLKLAPKQPLRVVLDSRLRTKPKAKICAKQDVAKTLIATTSRAATSRRRLLALAGVEVVSLSTKNGHVSFPALLTLLGKRGVTSLLIEGGSTVNAAALRAKLVNHVLLYLAPTLMGGQDAKAMIGGRSPKRLAQALALHHVTVRRIGDDVVVEGDL; this is translated from the coding sequence GTGACTGCTACCTCCACGCATCTCCACTTCATGACCCTGGCGCTTCGTCTCGCGGCGAAGGGCCTGGGCAAGACCAGCCCGAATCCCATGGTCGGTTCCCTTGTGGTCAAGAACGGCCGCATTGTCGGACAAGGCTATCACCAGGGTCCGGGACAGCCCCACGCAGAAATTCTTGCCCTCAAGCAAGCAGGGTTGCGCGCCAAGGGCGCGACCCTCTATGTCACGCTCGAACCCTGTTGCCACCTCCTGAAGCGAACCCCTCCTTGCGTGCCGACTGTTATTCAGTCAGGTGTGCGAGAGGTGGTGGTGGCGATGACCGATCCGAATCCTCTGGTGAAGGGCCGCGGCGTGGCCGCCTTGCGCAAGGCTGGCATTGCTGTGACGACCGGGATTGCGCGCGAGGCAGCCGCAGAGTTGAATCGCGCCTATCTCCATTGGGTCACGACGGGCCGTCCCTATGTGATTCTCAAAGCTGGCATGACGTTGGACGGGAAGGTGGCGACGGCGCAGGGAGAGTCGCAATGGATTACGGGACCGCTCGCAAGACGCGCTGTCCACCGGCTGCGGAGTCAGGTGGATGCGGTGCTTGTCGGAGTCGGCACAGTGCTCAAGGATAATTCCTCGTTGACAGCGCGATTGTCCGACCGTCCACTCAAGCTGGCGCCGAAGCAACCGTTGCGTGTCGTGCTCGATAGCCGACTGAGGACAAAGCCGAAGGCGAAGATCTGCGCCAAGCAGGATGTGGCGAAGACCTTGATTGCCACCACGAGTCGTGCGGCTACATCACGGCGCCGGCTCTTGGCGCTGGCAGGGGTGGAAGTCGTCTCCCTCTCGACGAAGAATGGGCATGTGTCGTTTCCTGCTCTGCTGACGCTCTTGGGCAAGCGGGGAGTCACCTCTCTGCTTATCGAGGGGGGCAGCACCGTCAATGCCGCAGCGTTACGGGCTAAACTGGTCAATCACGTGTTGCTCTATCTCGCGCCGACTCTGATGGGAGGGCAGGATGCCAAGGCCATGATCGGCGGCCGCAGCCCGAAACGCTTGGCTCAGGCATTGGCCTTACATCACGTCACGGTTCGCCGTATCGGGGACGATGTGGTTGTGGAAGGAGATCTGTGA
- a CDS encoding pseudouridine synthase: MDRLLSKLGIASRGTSQDWVRAGRVQVNGRVIRDPATWVLWPKDALSVDDKPIKDSAKRFILFHKPKGVITTHSDEKDRKTIFDVLPANLGYLHAVGRLDQATSGLLLLTNDSVLSSYLTDPGHKVMRTYLVSVRGEFTEDQAKEATVGVVEEGERLQCHSVKIQKSSGRESHLEVVLVQGKNREIRRLFKSLGHEVTRLRRIQYGPFKLEELPPGAWREIPIADVRKTLRL; encoded by the coding sequence GTGGATCGACTGCTGTCGAAACTTGGTATTGCCTCTCGTGGCACGAGCCAGGACTGGGTTCGTGCAGGACGAGTCCAGGTCAACGGGCGAGTCATTCGAGATCCGGCCACCTGGGTTTTGTGGCCGAAAGACGCCCTTTCGGTTGATGATAAGCCGATTAAAGATTCGGCCAAACGATTTATCCTCTTTCATAAACCCAAGGGGGTCATCACGACGCACAGTGATGAAAAGGACCGGAAGACGATCTTCGATGTCTTGCCGGCGAACCTGGGTTATCTGCATGCAGTCGGGAGACTCGATCAAGCGACCAGCGGGCTTCTGCTGCTCACCAACGATTCGGTCCTGTCGAGCTATCTCACCGATCCTGGCCATAAAGTGATGAGGACCTACCTGGTCTCTGTGCGGGGAGAATTCACCGAGGACCAAGCCAAAGAGGCCACAGTCGGCGTGGTCGAAGAAGGCGAGCGTCTTCAGTGCCACAGCGTGAAGATTCAGAAGAGTTCCGGCCGCGAATCACATCTGGAAGTGGTGTTGGTCCAGGGGAAGAACCGTGAAATCAGGCGGCTGTTTAAGTCCTTGGGGCATGAAGTGACCAGGCTCAGGCGCATTCAATACGGTCCCTTTAAGTTGGAAGAACTCCCTCCCGGTGCCTGGCGCGAGATCCCGATCGCGGACGTGAGAAAGACGCTCAGGCTGTGA